A single window of Gemmatimonadales bacterium DNA harbors:
- a CDS encoding amidohydrolase family protein, with the protein MRPYLVASALVFALGAHEAVAQAASSPSAETFRDTLSIDRSQYPSTYQRRPNPAVVIRNATIMTATGRELTNASILFQDGKIVAVGDVGTVPAGAQVIDAQGKYVTPGIIDTHSHIGVYAAPGTAAESDGNEMTNPNTAEVWAEHSFWPHDPQIPLAVAGGVTVAQILPGSANLIGGRSVTVRFVPARTAQEMKYPGAPYGVKMACGENPKRVYASRGPSTRMGNVAGYRTAFIQAEQYRQRWDKWLKDRKGDPPARDLRLETLAGVLRGEISVQNHCYRGDEIAQMLDVAREFGFTIRSIHHGVEAYKVADLLATAGTAASVWYDWGGFKMEAFDRVTENLALLTKAGVRAVLHTDSPDGIQRMNQDAAKAMYAGNRAGIPVSRDQALRWITANPAWVLGIDRETGTLEAGKLADVVLWSGDPFSVYTKAEKVWNEGWLVFDRSDKNRQYQTDFNLGQTAPGVGR; encoded by the coding sequence GTGAGACCTTATCTCGTTGCGTCAGCGCTCGTGTTTGCCCTTGGCGCGCACGAGGCCGTCGCCCAGGCCGCGTCGAGCCCGAGCGCGGAAACGTTCCGCGATACCTTGAGCATCGACCGCAGCCAGTATCCCTCGACCTACCAGCGGCGGCCCAACCCGGCCGTGGTGATCCGGAACGCGACCATCATGACCGCGACCGGCCGGGAACTCACCAACGCATCGATCCTCTTCCAGGACGGCAAGATCGTCGCCGTCGGCGACGTCGGCACCGTGCCGGCCGGAGCACAGGTCATCGACGCTCAGGGCAAATACGTGACGCCCGGCATCATCGATACCCACAGCCATATCGGTGTGTACGCCGCCCCCGGCACCGCGGCGGAGAGCGACGGCAACGAGATGACCAATCCGAACACGGCGGAGGTCTGGGCGGAGCATTCGTTTTGGCCGCACGATCCGCAGATTCCCCTGGCCGTCGCTGGCGGAGTGACCGTTGCACAAATTCTCCCCGGATCGGCCAACCTGATCGGGGGTCGCTCGGTTACCGTTCGGTTCGTACCGGCGCGGACCGCGCAGGAAATGAAGTATCCCGGCGCTCCCTACGGCGTGAAGATGGCCTGCGGTGAGAATCCGAAGCGGGTGTACGCCAGCCGCGGTCCCTCGACCCGGATGGGCAATGTCGCGGGATACCGAACCGCCTTCATCCAGGCGGAGCAGTACCGGCAGCGTTGGGACAAGTGGCTCAAGGACCGTAAGGGCGATCCGCCGGCGCGGGACCTCCGACTCGAAACGCTGGCTGGCGTGCTGCGCGGCGAGATCTCGGTGCAGAATCACTGCTACCGGGGCGATGAGATCGCCCAGATGCTCGATGTCGCGCGCGAGTTCGGATTCACCATTCGCTCGATTCACCACGGCGTCGAGGCCTATAAGGTGGCCGATCTGCTCGCCACGGCGGGAACGGCCGCCTCGGTCTGGTACGACTGGGGCGGTTTCAAGATGGAAGCCTTCGACCGCGTCACCGAAAACCTCGCGCTCCTGACCAAGGCTGGCGTTCGGGCGGTGCTGCACACCGACAGCCCGGACGGGATTCAACGGATGAACCAGGATGCGGCCAAGGCGATGTACGCCGGGAACCGCGCCGGCATTCCGGTCAGCCGCGACCAGGCCCTCCGCTGGATCACCGCCAACCCCGCCTGGGTGCTCGGCATCGACCGGGAAACCGGTACGCTCGAGGCCGGCAAGCTCGCCGACGTAGTCCTCTGGTCCGGCGATCCGTTCTCCGTCTACACCAAGGCGGAGAAAGTATGGAACGAGGGCTGGCTCGTCTTCGACCGCTCGGATAAGAACCGTCAGTACCAGACCGACTTCAACTTGGGGCAGACGGCTCCGGGAGTGGGACGATGA
- a CDS encoding RNA polymerase sigma factor — MTVLTDDDLIREFLAGNEAAATELVARLSPPLARYLATVGADPGEVEDLVQESLFRAFRSAQGWKGHGSFRAWVFRIGVNLARDRARANRRLTLVPIEDEELAAAADPEGEMRARELAGRIEGMLAELPRLQREVFLLRAQQALGYDEIALALSTTPGAARVHYHHAVRRLKGAVT, encoded by the coding sequence ATGACGGTGCTCACTGACGATGACCTGATCCGCGAGTTCCTGGCGGGAAACGAGGCGGCCGCAACCGAGCTGGTGGCGCGACTGTCCCCGCCGCTGGCCCGATACCTGGCGACCGTCGGGGCTGACCCGGGCGAGGTTGAGGATCTGGTTCAGGAAAGCCTGTTTCGGGCGTTCCGATCGGCGCAAGGCTGGAAGGGGCACGGGTCGTTTCGGGCCTGGGTGTTTCGGATCGGAGTCAATCTGGCGCGGGATCGGGCCCGGGCCAACCGGCGCCTCACGCTGGTCCCGATCGAGGACGAGGAGCTTGCGGCGGCAGCCGATCCCGAGGGCGAGATGAGAGCGCGTGAACTGGCCGGGCGGATCGAGGGTATGCTGGCTGAGCTGCCGCGACTGCAGCGCGAGGTGTTCCTGCTCAGGGCCCAGCAGGCGCTGGGCTACGACGAGATCGCGCTGGCGCTGAGCACGACCCCGGGTGCGGCCCGGGTGCATTACCACCACGCGGTGCGGCGACTGAAGGGAGCCGTGACATGA
- a CDS encoding Spy/CpxP family protein refolding chaperone: MMLWLVLAGTLFAVPMVAQDRPNRPNRPDSGWTRPDPERIERARQQIEARFFRRLSTELQLDSAQAGKVREILAATASRRRTLLQEGRQTRVELQRQMQPGVAADDQAVSRLIDNLVRNRSAQAQSFEEEQQALAGVLSPVQRARYLLLRERLVQGVRDVRGARGGPAAHQRMRNRP, from the coding sequence ATGATGCTTTGGTTGGTATTGGCCGGGACCCTGTTTGCCGTTCCGATGGTTGCGCAGGACCGGCCCAATCGTCCGAACCGGCCGGATTCCGGGTGGACCCGACCCGATCCTGAGCGGATCGAGCGCGCGCGCCAGCAAATCGAAGCCCGATTCTTTCGCCGGCTGAGCACGGAGTTGCAGCTCGACTCCGCCCAGGCAGGCAAGGTGCGTGAGATCCTCGCTGCCACGGCGTCCAGGCGGCGGACCCTGCTTCAGGAAGGCCGCCAGACCCGAGTCGAGCTGCAGCGACAGATGCAGCCGGGCGTCGCAGCAGACGACCAGGCGGTCAGCCGTCTGATCGACAATCTGGTCCGAAACCGCTCGGCGCAGGCGCAGTCGTTCGAGGAGGAGCAGCAGGCGCTCGCCGGGGTGCTTTCACCGGTGCAACGGGCCCGCTACCTCCTTCTGCGTGAGCGGCTGGTCCAGGGTGTGCGGGATGTTCGCGGCGCGCGGGGTGGACCAGCGGCTCATCAGCGGATGCGAAATCGTCCCTGA
- a CDS encoding ATP-dependent Clp protease proteolytic subunit, whose amino-acid sequence MRVFALAVCLAGVMPAVASAQSPVIYRVPITGVIENGLAPYVARAIKTAEAAKASAVVLDIDTPGGRVDAAERIVDAVQGASIPVYAFINPRAYSAGAMIALAAKGIYMQPTGVVGAATPVDGEGTKASEKMVSAMRAAFRALAESRGVDPRLAEGMVDESIEVPGVKPAGVLLTLTAGEALQHGFAQDTARSLDAVAAAIGAANPVVEEVGINWAERLVRFLTHPVVSPLLLSLGMLGLVFEIKSGAFGLGGVVSLGALGLFFGSGALLGLAGWEEVILLVLGLAAIGVEVFLLPGFGVAGLLGMGLVGTSIVMAMVSGIPTGADLIQAIAILVAALVITIAVAFAWIRHLPNSRWFGKALDGEHLSSQSGYIAAPPRPDLIGRTGRAVTDLRPSGVVAIDEERIDVVTEGEFVAAGTTVAVIRAESYRHIVRAAQDPVAP is encoded by the coding sequence GTGCGAGTCTTTGCCCTTGCGGTCTGTCTGGCCGGCGTCATGCCAGCCGTGGCGTCGGCCCAGAGTCCGGTGATCTATCGAGTTCCCATCACCGGGGTCATCGAAAACGGTCTCGCGCCCTATGTGGCGCGCGCCATCAAGACGGCCGAGGCGGCCAAGGCCTCGGCAGTCGTGCTCGACATCGACACGCCGGGTGGGCGGGTCGACGCGGCCGAGCGGATCGTCGATGCCGTCCAGGGGGCATCGATTCCGGTCTATGCCTTCATCAATCCCCGAGCCTACAGCGCCGGCGCCATGATCGCGCTTGCCGCGAAAGGCATCTACATGCAGCCCACCGGCGTGGTCGGCGCGGCAACGCCGGTCGACGGTGAAGGGACCAAGGCGTCCGAGAAGATGGTCAGCGCCATGCGCGCCGCGTTCCGTGCGCTCGCCGAGTCGCGCGGCGTCGATCCGCGTCTGGCGGAAGGCATGGTCGACGAGTCGATCGAAGTGCCCGGCGTCAAACCGGCTGGCGTGCTGCTCACGCTCACGGCGGGTGAGGCGCTGCAGCATGGCTTCGCCCAGGACACGGCGCGGTCGCTCGACGCCGTCGCCGCAGCCATCGGCGCCGCGAACCCGGTCGTCGAGGAGGTGGGGATTAACTGGGCTGAGCGATTAGTGCGCTTCCTGACCCATCCCGTCGTGTCACCCCTCTTGCTGTCGCTCGGCATGCTCGGTCTGGTCTTCGAGATCAAGTCGGGCGCTTTCGGACTCGGCGGCGTCGTCAGTCTCGGCGCGCTTGGGCTGTTCTTCGGCTCCGGCGCCCTGCTCGGTCTGGCCGGCTGGGAAGAGGTCATCCTGCTCGTGTTGGGTCTGGCCGCCATAGGCGTGGAGGTCTTTCTGCTCCCGGGATTCGGTGTGGCCGGCTTACTTGGCATGGGGCTGGTCGGTACCTCGATCGTCATGGCCATGGTGAGCGGTATTCCCACCGGGGCCGACCTGATTCAGGCAATTGCCATTCTGGTTGCCGCGCTGGTCATCACGATTGCGGTGGCGTTCGCGTGGATTCGGCACCTGCCCAACAGCCGGTGGTTTGGCAAGGCACTCGACGGCGAGCATCTGAGCAGTCAGAGCGGCTACATTGCGGCACCGCCACGTCCGGATTTGATCGGGCGAACCGGGCGAGCTGTAACCGACCTGCGTCCGTCAGGTGTCGTCGCGATCGACGAAGAGCGAATCGATGTTGTGACTGAGGGTGAGTTCGTCGCCGCTGGCACGACCGTGGCCGTGATCAGGGCCGAGTCGTATCGGCACATTGTTCGGGCGGCACAGGATCCGGTCGCGCCGTAG
- the floA gene encoding flotillin-like protein FloA (flotillin-like protein involved in membrane lipid rafts), protein MIVGGLVLLSVFFRFVPIGLWFQALVSGVKVSFLQLFFMRFRRVDPASIVNSLVNSHKAGLSLTADQLESHYLSGGNVARVVNALISAGKAGIALDFKQATAIDLAGRDVFEAVQVSVNPKVITTPKVAAMAKDGIQLLALARVTVRANINRLVGGSGEETILARVGEGIVSTIGSAAGHKAVLENPDMISKTVLAKGLDAGTAYEILSIDIADVDVGKNIGAELQTDQAEADKRIAQAKAEERRALAVAMEQEYKALVQKERAKLVAAEAEIPLAMAEAFRRGVLGVMDYQRIRNVEADTQMRQAIAGQTETGTSSSAGPLGN, encoded by the coding sequence ATGATCGTTGGCGGCCTGGTGCTGCTGTCGGTCTTCTTTCGCTTCGTGCCGATCGGACTCTGGTTCCAGGCCCTGGTGTCTGGCGTCAAAGTGTCATTTCTCCAACTCTTCTTCATGCGGTTTCGACGGGTGGATCCGGCCTCGATCGTCAATTCGCTGGTCAACTCGCATAAGGCGGGGTTGTCCCTCACCGCCGATCAGCTCGAGTCCCACTACCTGTCCGGCGGCAACGTTGCGCGCGTGGTTAATGCGCTGATCTCGGCCGGCAAGGCCGGTATCGCCCTGGACTTCAAGCAGGCAACGGCAATCGACCTGGCCGGGCGTGACGTCTTCGAGGCGGTGCAGGTGAGCGTCAATCCGAAGGTCATTACGACCCCGAAAGTCGCTGCCATGGCCAAGGACGGAATCCAGTTGCTGGCGCTGGCGCGGGTTACGGTGCGCGCCAATATCAACCGGCTGGTCGGCGGTTCCGGCGAGGAAACCATTCTGGCTCGCGTGGGCGAGGGCATCGTGAGCACGATCGGTTCGGCAGCCGGGCACAAGGCCGTGCTCGAGAATCCCGATATGATTTCCAAGACGGTGCTGGCCAAGGGGCTCGACGCGGGCACTGCCTACGAGATCCTCTCGATCGACATTGCCGACGTTGACGTCGGCAAGAACATCGGTGCCGAATTGCAGACGGACCAGGCCGAGGCCGACAAGCGGATTGCGCAGGCCAAGGCTGAGGAGCGTCGCGCGCTGGCTGTCGCGATGGAGCAGGAGTACAAAGCCTTGGTGCAGAAGGAACGGGCGAAGCTGGTTGCTGCGGAAGCCGAGATCCCGCTTGCTATGGCGGAGGCGTTTCGGCGGGGTGTGCTGGGCGTGATGGACTATCAGCGGATTCGCAATGTCGAGGCCGATACCCAGATGCGTCAGGCCATCGCGGGTCAGACCGAGACGGGCACCTCGTCGTCCGCAGGACCGCTCGGTAACTGA
- a CDS encoding carboxypeptidase regulatory-like domain-containing protein gives MPALNDLAASVCSGTVCCRTKGHTTRTWLAGAVAVLLAMGVHDLSAQAVLKGRIRAAQSETPLALVEVLIENLQKRVWTNDSGDFRITGIPIGSHQLRVRRVGFEGAVATLTVKSTDSLDIDLALNAWVPELEPIYVRAPRRSRRAAEIEAKQRSGFGRFLAPDDLRNNEHRQLFDLVRQLGIEVLTSPSGNNAYAIGNRTPTFANPSTRCRMSLWINDVRVEDPDLTRYRVSELEAVEIYRRASETPVRYSVTATESMTPPISPDAAPTPGGEGVCGVIVLWTRE, from the coding sequence ATGCCGGCATTGAACGACCTGGCAGCGTCCGTTTGTAGCGGAACGGTTTGCTGCCGCACCAAGGGCCACACCACGAGGACCTGGCTCGCAGGTGCGGTTGCCGTGCTCCTTGCGATGGGGGTTCACGATCTTTCGGCCCAGGCCGTGCTCAAGGGCCGGATCAGAGCCGCGCAGTCGGAAACGCCGCTGGCGCTGGTCGAAGTCCTGATCGAAAATCTGCAGAAACGGGTATGGACCAACGATTCCGGCGATTTCCGGATCACCGGAATTCCGATTGGTTCGCATCAGCTGCGGGTGCGGCGGGTCGGTTTCGAGGGCGCGGTCGCTACGCTCACGGTCAAGAGTACGGACAGTCTCGACATCGACCTGGCTCTGAATGCCTGGGTGCCGGAACTGGAGCCGATCTATGTCCGAGCACCCCGCCGGTCTCGAAGGGCCGCTGAGATCGAGGCGAAACAACGGTCAGGATTCGGACGATTCCTGGCCCCGGACGACCTGCGCAACAATGAGCATCGACAACTGTTCGACCTGGTTCGCCAGCTCGGCATCGAGGTTCTTACCAGTCCGTCAGGCAACAATGCGTACGCCATCGGCAATCGCACGCCCACCTTTGCCAATCCCTCCACGAGGTGCCGGATGTCGCTCTGGATCAACGATGTCCGGGTGGAAGACCCGGATCTCACCAGGTATCGTGTCTCGGAACTCGAGGCAGTCGAGATCTACCGCCGCGCCTCGGAAACTCCGGTCCGTTACAGCGTCACAGCGACCGAGTCGATGACGCCGCCGATTTCTCCCGATGCTGCCCCAACGCCGGGCGGCGAGGGGGTCTGCGGCGTCATCGTCCTCTGGACCCGCGAGTAG
- a CDS encoding inorganic diphosphatase: MNPRSPVHLWHDVPTGPNPPEIVNALIEIPKNDQNKYELDKELGIFRLDRVLHSAMHYPGDYGFLPRTLAEDNDPLDVLVAMTEPVFPGCLIEVRPVGVFKLVDKGENDEKILAVPLADPWTREIHDLDDLAPHTLREIEHFFLVYKELEGSGHRRQESLGFGNAAVARQIILDCMQRYEGQYGTR, from the coding sequence ATCAATCCCCGAAGCCCCGTCCATCTCTGGCACGATGTTCCGACTGGCCCAAACCCGCCGGAAATCGTCAACGCCCTGATCGAGATTCCCAAGAACGATCAGAACAAATACGAACTGGACAAGGAGCTGGGCATCTTCCGTCTGGATCGGGTGCTCCACAGCGCGATGCACTACCCCGGCGACTACGGGTTCCTGCCCCGCACCCTGGCCGAGGACAACGACCCGCTGGACGTCCTCGTCGCGATGACGGAACCGGTCTTTCCCGGCTGTCTCATCGAGGTCCGCCCCGTCGGCGTGTTCAAGCTGGTAGACAAGGGCGAAAACGACGAAAAAATTCTGGCCGTACCGCTGGCCGACCCCTGGACCCGCGAAATCCACGACCTCGACGATCTGGCCCCACACACCCTTCGCGAGATCGAGCATTTCTTTCTTGTCTACAAGGAGCTCGAAGGGAGCGGACACCGCCGCCAGGAGAGCCTCGGCTTCGGCAACGCGGCAGTCGCTCGCCAGATCATCCTCGACTGCATGCAGCGCTACGAAGGCCAGTACGGTACCAGATAG
- a CDS encoding leucyl aminopeptidase — translation MSLTTILTDTLPHEYRGPLLIVLTGEGGLPGSLSALDDRLGGALGRVFGSGDFTGKKDETAAVYPNGELNRVLLVGLGKAPGRAAWRRGAAVGAKRARILGAGTAAIAVAAEHQGALPTAQLYQALAEGAAQGSWHYPDLKRPPEQPKAPLTKVELLAPSADRDAAAAGVRLGEAVGAGHRLARGVQILPPNVLTPERMAEEARILAGRHGFGVTVLDAAQAAAEGLRALLAVGQGSANEPRFIVLEYQGGTGAPAVLVGKGITFDTGGISIKPAQSMEDMKYDMSGAAAVLGTFEVLGRLKPPFNVIGLIPSAENMPSATAYRPADVVTAHFGKTIEVVNTDAEGRLLLADALSYARRYQPAWVVDIATLTGAIGIALGQTAAGVMGSDAGLVQDVLAAGRDAHERAWELPLWDEYRELIKSDIADVKNSGGRLAGSITAGWFLREFVEGYPWAHLDIAATAYTDRDDAALAKGPTGFGVRLFTELLFRRAGA, via the coding sequence ATGTCTTTGACCACTATCCTGACTGATACACTCCCCCACGAGTACCGTGGCCCGTTACTTATCGTCCTGACCGGCGAGGGCGGCCTGCCCGGGTCGCTGAGTGCTCTCGACGACCGGCTGGGTGGGGCGTTGGGACGCGTCTTCGGCAGCGGGGATTTTACCGGCAAGAAGGATGAGACGGCAGCGGTCTACCCCAATGGCGAGCTGAACCGCGTCCTGCTGGTCGGCCTCGGTAAGGCACCGGGGCGGGCGGCCTGGCGCCGCGGGGCGGCCGTCGGTGCCAAACGGGCGCGGATTCTGGGTGCTGGAACCGCAGCAATTGCAGTCGCGGCCGAGCATCAGGGAGCCTTGCCCACCGCGCAGCTCTACCAGGCGCTCGCCGAGGGCGCAGCGCAGGGATCCTGGCACTACCCTGACCTGAAGCGTCCACCCGAACAGCCGAAGGCCCCACTCACGAAAGTTGAGTTGTTGGCCCCCTCGGCCGATCGGGACGCGGCGGCGGCCGGGGTGCGTCTGGGTGAGGCTGTTGGCGCTGGCCACCGACTGGCCCGCGGGGTTCAGATTCTGCCGCCGAATGTTCTGACGCCTGAGCGCATGGCGGAAGAGGCAAGGATCCTGGCCGGTCGTCACGGGTTCGGCGTGACGGTCCTGGATGCCGCTCAAGCGGCCGCCGAGGGCTTGCGTGCCTTGCTGGCGGTCGGCCAGGGCTCGGCCAACGAGCCGCGATTCATCGTGCTCGAGTATCAGGGTGGCACCGGGGCGCCGGCCGTCCTGGTGGGCAAGGGCATTACCTTCGATACCGGTGGCATCTCGATCAAACCCGCACAAAGCATGGAGGACATGAAGTACGACATGTCCGGTGCGGCGGCCGTGCTGGGTACTTTCGAGGTGTTGGGCCGCCTCAAACCTCCGTTCAACGTTATCGGTCTGATTCCCTCCGCCGAGAACATGCCGTCGGCTACTGCGTATCGGCCGGCGGATGTCGTCACCGCGCACTTCGGCAAGACGATCGAGGTCGTGAACACCGACGCCGAGGGACGGCTGCTGCTGGCGGACGCGCTGTCCTACGCCCGGCGGTACCAGCCGGCGTGGGTGGTCGACATCGCCACGCTGACGGGCGCGATTGGGATTGCGCTGGGTCAGACGGCTGCCGGTGTCATGGGCTCCGACGCCGGCCTGGTTCAGGACGTGCTGGCCGCCGGGCGGGATGCGCACGAGCGGGCCTGGGAACTGCCGCTCTGGGATGAGTATCGTGAGCTGATCAAGTCGGACATTGCCGATGTCAAGAATTCCGGCGGCCGCTTGGCTGGCAGCATTACCGCCGGCTGGTTCCTTCGCGAGTTCGTCGAGGGCTATCCCTGGGCGCACCTCGATATTGCGGCCACCGCGTACACCGATCGTGATGATGCCGCTCTGGCCAAGGGCCCCACGGGCTTCGGGGTTCGCCTTTTTACGGAACTGCTCTTCCGTCGGGCAGGTGCCTAA
- a CDS encoding TonB-dependent receptor plug domain-containing protein: protein MSRYCGLILALGVWLVVGPLSAQVPDSLPADSLAAADTTDYSAMFLRAHEESRVRVPVYPRLGRAGLLPALARRVIERDSVEWHAAQTVSDLITKIPGVYLARGGWVGRPEPLYYQGRGMASAEYLIDGFPLVPLGADSISIDPSLLPLSFFDRVEIERLPGQLRIHLFTRQYDRLPPRTRVGVGSGDYDIARYLGSLERRSRGGFGFVVAADHLAIPLRTGDQGAYSSTQLWLQLSYAPERRPWKAMAQVIRGGFTRDVIRAVSPGGQTLGDSLSLGIDGSRTDAQASLVFQPRNDGLGLRAALLAGYSSWSEDSTALSLGSPDGHIRWIDQALWQFGAQLGLRSRTASFDATAWHRTRWTPIDVRASLGVNPVGPITLSAEGVYRQHEQDRVSQWVTGRAGIALPLGFRATGQVRSGKVVASPARLDEAAQDLTDLGGLVALGGSRLWAEAGYWRTSGYAPSAFPLYPGIRSIGPSAETNWLTVSGRIAPFQWFSIDGWYSNPINGRPEAQPPTHSIVNATLQSRFLPTFRSGIFALKLQGSMESWGTGTAGRTADGDLITLKGATFFRAHIQLKIGDFVAYYDQANSQASRLGYVPDLAMLRIASTFGVRWEFSN from the coding sequence ATGAGCCGTTACTGCGGCCTGATCCTGGCGCTTGGGGTGTGGCTCGTTGTCGGGCCGCTCTCTGCGCAGGTGCCCGACTCACTTCCGGCCGACAGCCTGGCCGCAGCGGATACCACCGACTACTCGGCGATGTTTCTCCGCGCCCACGAGGAGAGTCGGGTCCGGGTGCCCGTTTATCCCCGGCTGGGCCGAGCCGGGCTCCTTCCGGCGCTGGCGCGGCGTGTGATCGAGCGGGATTCCGTCGAGTGGCACGCGGCGCAGACGGTGTCGGACCTGATCACCAAGATTCCCGGTGTCTACCTCGCCAGGGGCGGTTGGGTCGGCCGGCCGGAGCCGCTGTACTACCAGGGGCGCGGGATGGCCTCGGCGGAGTACCTGATCGACGGCTTTCCTCTGGTGCCGCTTGGCGCGGACAGTATCAGCATCGATCCGTCGCTGCTTCCGCTCAGCTTCTTCGACCGGGTCGAGATCGAACGGTTGCCGGGGCAGTTGCGGATCCATCTGTTCACCCGACAGTACGATCGCTTGCCGCCCCGCACCCGGGTTGGGGTCGGCAGCGGCGACTACGACATTGCTCGCTACCTGGGCTCGCTCGAGCGGCGGAGTCGGGGCGGATTTGGGTTCGTAGTAGCTGCGGACCACCTTGCGATTCCCTTGCGCACCGGTGATCAGGGGGCCTACAGCAGTACCCAGCTCTGGCTGCAGCTGAGCTATGCGCCCGAGCGGCGACCGTGGAAAGCGATGGCGCAGGTGATCCGCGGCGGGTTCACCCGGGACGTCATTCGGGCGGTCAGTCCCGGAGGGCAGACGCTGGGTGACTCGCTGTCGCTTGGCATCGACGGCAGCCGCACCGATGCCCAGGCCAGCCTGGTCTTTCAGCCTCGCAACGACGGACTGGGGCTGCGAGCTGCGTTGCTGGCGGGCTACAGCAGCTGGTCCGAGGATTCGACGGCGTTATCGCTTGGTTCACCCGACGGTCATATCCGGTGGATCGATCAGGCGCTCTGGCAGTTTGGTGCGCAACTGGGGCTGCGAAGCCGAACTGCGAGCTTCGATGCGACCGCCTGGCACCGGACCCGGTGGACGCCGATCGACGTGCGGGCCAGCCTGGGGGTCAATCCAGTCGGGCCCATTACGCTCAGCGCGGAAGGTGTCTACCGCCAGCACGAGCAGGACCGGGTCAGCCAGTGGGTGACTGGTCGTGCCGGCATTGCGTTGCCACTCGGCTTTCGCGCCACCGGCCAGGTGCGCAGCGGGAAGGTTGTGGCCTCGCCGGCCCGGTTGGACGAAGCGGCGCAGGACCTGACCGATCTGGGCGGGCTGGTGGCGCTGGGTGGCTCGCGTCTCTGGGCCGAAGCGGGCTACTGGCGTACCAGCGGGTACGCGCCGTCGGCATTCCCGCTTTACCCTGGCATCCGGTCGATCGGCCCCAGTGCTGAGACCAACTGGCTGACAGTATCGGGGCGGATCGCCCCGTTTCAGTGGTTCAGCATCGACGGCTGGTACAGCAATCCGATCAACGGCCGCCCGGAGGCGCAACCTCCGACCCACTCGATCGTCAATGCCACGCTGCAGAGCCGGTTTCTGCCGACATTCCGGAGCGGCATCTTTGCCCTCAAACTGCAGGGCAGCATGGAGTCGTGGGGCACCGGTACCGCCGGTCGCACGGCCGACGGTGATCTCATCACCCTCAAGGGCGCCACCTTCTTTCGGGCCCACATTCAGCTCAAGATTGGCGACTTCGTTGCCTACTATGACCAGGCCAACTCCCAGGCGAGCCGGCTGGGCTACGTTCCCGATCTCGCGATGCTCCGGATTGCCAGTACCTTTGGGGTTCGCTGGGAGTTCTCAAACTGA
- a CDS encoding YicC family protein, with the protein MTGFGAAEGSVGGGAIRIELKSVNHRYLSMSFKAPGDVSAFETEVRERLRRDFERGHVTVSIRWLEATVSERAQAADPARVAAAVARLASIADAAGRPRSEITLDLVARQPDLYAAADEAPAIEWAAVEAVLARAIAALRETRVREGAALLAELETRVAALAAQADAVRRLAPERLVRERDRLRNAVQTLLDGRAVDDQRLSQELAFLAERLDITEELVRLDAHCSACRAVLSGEKPAGKQLGFLAQEMGREVNTIGSKANDAAIQHLVVEMKGELERFREQLENLE; encoded by the coding sequence ATGACCGGCTTCGGTGCCGCAGAGGGTTCGGTCGGTGGCGGGGCAATCCGCATCGAACTCAAGTCGGTCAACCACCGGTACCTGAGCATGTCGTTCAAGGCCCCGGGCGACGTCAGCGCGTTCGAGACTGAGGTACGCGAGCGGCTGCGCCGCGACTTTGAGCGCGGGCACGTCACCGTTTCGATTCGCTGGCTCGAGGCTACGGTTTCCGAGCGTGCGCAGGCCGCTGATCCGGCCCGAGTCGCGGCGGCGGTCGCTCGGCTGGCGAGCATTGCCGACGCCGCGGGGCGACCCCGCAGCGAGATCACCCTCGACTTGGTGGCGCGGCAGCCCGATCTGTACGCCGCAGCCGACGAGGCGCCCGCCATCGAGTGGGCGGCCGTGGAGGCCGTGCTTGCGCGGGCCATTGCAGCGCTTCGGGAAACCCGGGTTCGGGAAGGGGCGGCCCTGCTGGCGGAGCTCGAGACGCGGGTCGCTGCTCTTGCTGCGCAAGCGGACGCGGTCCGCCGGCTGGCGCCGGAGCGGCTGGTTCGGGAGCGAGACCGATTGCGGAATGCGGTGCAGACGCTGCTCGATGGCCGCGCCGTCGATGACCAGCGGCTGAGTCAGGAGCTCGCATTTCTGGCGGAACGGCTCGACATCACGGAGGAGTTGGTCCGGCTCGACGCGCATTGCAGCGCCTGTCGAGCGGTGCTTAGCGGCGAGAAACCAGCCGGTAAACAGCTCGGATTTCTGGCCCAGGAAATGGGTCGCGAGGTCAACACCATCGGATCGAAGGCCAACGACGCCGCGATCCAGCACCTCGTGGTGGAGATGAAAGGGGAGTTGGAGCGATTCCGGGAACAGCTCGAGAACTTAGAGTAA